In Romboutsia lituseburensis, a genomic segment contains:
- the cysS gene encoding cysteine--tRNA ligase, translating to MKLYNTLTRTKEEFVPIEEGKVKMYVCGPTVYNYIHIGNARPFIIFDTLRRYLEYRGFDVTYVQNFTDVDDKIIKRGHEEQISPEEVANKYINEYFVDADGLGIKRANVHPRVTDNIEQIIAFVKELEDKGYAYEVNGDVYFDTKKFEGYGKLSKQNQDDLEAGARIEVNSQKRHPMDFVLWKSKKEGEPGWDSPWGEGRPGWHIECSVMSNRYLGETIDIHAGGQDLAFPHHENEIAQSEARSGKVFSNYWVHNGYININNEKMSKSKGNFFTVRDISEKYDLEIVRFFMLSAHYRNPVNFSDEMLSQAKAGLERLYNAKEKLEFTLSNLSESAMTSQEQSLVAELDAYRAKFINAMEDDLNTADAVSVIFELSKFINSNVNEKSSLEFAKKCLNEFNELTSVLNVVNKTNDDMVDEEIENLIQQRVDAKKNKDFQLADDIRQQLLDKGIILEDTRQGTKWKRA from the coding sequence GTGAAACTATACAATACATTAACAAGAACGAAAGAAGAGTTTGTTCCAATAGAAGAAGGAAAGGTAAAAATGTATGTGTGTGGTCCTACGGTATATAACTATATACATATAGGAAACGCTAGACCATTTATAATATTTGATACTTTAAGAAGATATTTAGAATATAGAGGTTTTGATGTAACATACGTACAAAACTTTACAGATGTAGATGACAAGATAATTAAAAGAGGTCATGAGGAACAAATATCTCCAGAAGAAGTTGCTAACAAATATATAAATGAGTATTTTGTAGATGCAGATGGGCTAGGGATAAAAAGAGCGAATGTTCACCCTAGGGTAACAGATAATATAGAACAAATCATAGCATTTGTTAAGGAATTAGAGGATAAGGGATATGCATATGAAGTAAACGGAGATGTATATTTTGATACTAAAAAGTTTGAAGGATACGGAAAACTTTCTAAACAAAATCAAGATGATTTAGAAGCTGGAGCAAGAATAGAAGTTAATAGCCAAAAGAGACATCCTATGGATTTTGTTCTTTGGAAGTCTAAAAAAGAAGGAGAACCAGGTTGGGATAGTCCTTGGGGAGAAGGAAGACCAGGATGGCATATAGAATGTTCAGTAATGTCTAATAGATACTTAGGTGAAACTATAGATATACATGCAGGTGGTCAAGACTTAGCATTCCCACATCATGAAAATGAAATAGCACAAAGTGAAGCAAGAAGTGGTAAAGTATTCTCTAATTATTGGGTACACAATGGGTATATCAATATAAATAATGAAAAGATGAGTAAATCAAAAGGTAATTTCTTTACAGTAAGAGATATATCTGAAAAATATGATTTAGAAATAGTTAGATTCTTTATGTTATCAGCTCATTATAGAAACCCAGTTAACTTTAGTGATGAAATGTTATCTCAAGCTAAAGCAGGACTTGAAAGACTATATAATGCTAAGGAAAAATTAGAATTTACATTAAGTAATTTATCAGAATCAGCAATGACATCACAAGAGCAATCATTAGTGGCAGAGTTAGATGCATACAGAGCTAAATTTATAAATGCTATGGAAGATGATTTAAATACTGCTGATGCAGTAAGTGTAATATTTGAATTATCTAAGTTTATAAACTCAAATGTTAATGAAAAATCATCATTAGAGTTTGCTAAAAAGTGCTTAAATGAATTTAATGAATTAACTAGTGTATTAAACGTAGTTAATAAAACAAATGATGATATGGTAGATGAAGAAATAGAAAATTTAATTCAACAAAGAGTTGATGCTAAGAAAAATAAAGACTTCCAACTAGCAGATGATATAAGACAACAACTATTAGATAAAGGTATAATCTTAGAAGATACAAGACAAGGTACTAAGTGGAAAAGAGCATAA
- a CDS encoding Mini-ribonuclease 3, whose amino-acid sequence MKRTELITISPLVLAYIGDTVYETYVREYLITKNINKKVNDLHKSAVKYVKAKAQATIMHEIEEQLTEEELRIFKRGRNQKSHTSPKNADIIDYKHATGFEALIGYLHLGKEKERLEYIIEEGIKIIEKNM is encoded by the coding sequence ATGAAAAGAACAGAATTAATTACGATATCTCCTTTAGTTTTAGCATATATAGGAGACACTGTATATGAAACTTATGTAAGAGAATATTTAATAACAAAAAATATAAATAAAAAAGTAAATGATCTTCATAAATCTGCAGTCAAATATGTAAAAGCAAAAGCTCAAGCAACAATAATGCATGAAATAGAAGAACAATTAACAGAAGAAGAATTAAGAATTTTTAAGAGAGGTAGAAATCAAAAGTCTCATACATCTCCTAAAAATGCAGATATAATAGATTATAAACATGCAACTGGATTTGAAGCTTTAATTGGTTATTTACATTTAGGTAAAGAAAAAGAACGATTAGAGTATATAATTGAAGAAGGTATTAAAATAATAGAAAAAAATATGTAA
- the thyX gene encoding FAD-dependent thymidylate synthase has product MKVKILSHTPEPEKVISMAAKLCYSAVGVDEIEKNLTEESVNKFLNMLVSIGHESPLEHVSFTFAVEGISRACSHQIVRHRIASYSQQSQRYVKLDQFEYIIPHEINEIEEARELFIDSMKKDQEVYDKLVDILFEKHYNNLIKNGKNEKEAKRQAEKKAIEDARYVFPNACETKMVFTMNIRTLYNFLNHRCCERAQWEIRDLSIEMLRQLRQIAPILFENIGPNCIQGPCPEGNMACGNIIKVREKFKNL; this is encoded by the coding sequence ATGAAAGTAAAAATATTATCTCATACACCAGAGCCAGAGAAAGTTATATCTATGGCTGCGAAACTATGTTATTCAGCTGTTGGAGTTGATGAAATAGAAAAAAATTTAACAGAAGAAAGTGTAAATAAGTTTTTAAATATGCTAGTAAGCATAGGGCATGAATCTCCATTAGAACATGTATCATTTACATTTGCAGTAGAAGGAATTTCTAGAGCATGTTCACACCAAATAGTTAGACATCGTATAGCAAGCTATTCACAACAAAGTCAAAGATATGTTAAGTTAGATCAATTTGAATATATAATTCCTCATGAAATAAATGAAATAGAAGAAGCAAGAGAACTATTCATAGATTCTATGAAAAAAGATCAAGAAGTATATGACAAATTAGTAGATATATTATTTGAAAAACATTATAATAATTTAATAAAAAATGGAAAAAATGAGAAAGAAGCTAAAAGACAAGCTGAAAAAAAAGCAATAGAAGATGCTAGATATGTATTCCCAAATGCATGTGAAACTAAAATGGTATTTACTATGAATATAAGAACTCTATATAATTTCTTAAATCATAGATGCTGTGAAAGAGCTCAATGGGAAATAAGAGACTTATCAATAGAAATGTTAAGACAATTAAGACAGATAGCTCCAATTTTATTTGAAAATATTGGGCCTAACTGTATTCAAGGACCTTGCCCAGAAGGTAATATGGCTTGCGGTAATATTATCAAGGTAAGAGAGAAATTTAAGAATTTGTAG
- the rlmB gene encoding 23S rRNA (guanosine(2251)-2'-O)-methyltransferase RlmB, whose product MAIIEGRNPVIEAIKNNREIDKIMIANSAKEGSIKKVIGMAKEKNLIIQYVDKNKLDEISTSHAHQGVIAQVSEHKYWELEDLIQSVKEKGEDPFFIILDEITDPHNLGTIVRTADAVGAHGVIIPKRRSVHITPVVVKASAGAIEYVPVCKVTNIVNTIKRLKEEGLWIAAADMDGEVFYEQNLTGALGLVIGSEGFGISRLVKQNCDFTVKMPMIGNVTSLNASVAGGILLYEIFKQRSGVK is encoded by the coding sequence TTGGCAATAATAGAAGGTAGAAATCCTGTAATAGAAGCAATAAAAAATAATAGAGAAATAGATAAGATAATGATAGCAAATTCTGCTAAAGAAGGATCTATAAAAAAAGTAATCGGAATGGCTAAGGAAAAAAACTTAATAATCCAATATGTAGATAAAAACAAATTAGATGAAATAAGTACAAGTCATGCGCATCAAGGTGTAATAGCTCAAGTAAGTGAGCATAAATACTGGGAACTGGAAGATTTAATTCAAAGTGTAAAGGAAAAAGGTGAAGACCCATTCTTTATAATCCTAGATGAAATAACAGACCCTCATAATCTTGGGACTATAGTTAGAACAGCAGATGCAGTAGGTGCTCATGGTGTAATTATACCAAAGAGAAGATCTGTTCATATAACACCGGTTGTAGTAAAAGCATCAGCAGGAGCAATAGAATATGTGCCAGTTTGCAAAGTTACAAATATAGTTAATACTATCAAAAGGTTAAAAGAAGAAGGTTTATGGATAGCTGCAGCTGATATGGATGGAGAAGTATTCTATGAACAAAATCTTACTGGAGCATTAGGATTAGTAATAGGAAGTGAAGGATTTGGTATATCTAGATTAGTAAAACAAAACTGTGACTTCACTGTTAAGATGCCTATGATAGGTAATGTAACTTCATTAAATGCATCAGTAGCAGGTGGAATTCTTCTTTATGAAATATTTAAGCAAAGATCAGGTGTAAAATAA
- a CDS encoding NYN domain-containing protein, which translates to MRRNIKSYLIVDGYNIINAWDDLKHIAKNDLEGAREKLIDLIIEYAEFTGRKAIIVFDAYNIKNSKETVENRKYIQVVYTKEHQTADSYIEKFITSLSKYDDVKVATNDYAEQQIVLGKGAARISSRELKLDLEHAKKSMKEKNSSNQKKIQRNWLEDRLDKETLSKLENIRRMH; encoded by the coding sequence ATGAGAAGAAATATAAAAAGCTATTTAATCGTTGATGGCTATAATATTATAAATGCCTGGGATGATTTGAAACATATAGCAAAAAATGATTTAGAGGGTGCTAGAGAGAAATTAATAGATTTGATTATAGAATACGCGGAGTTTACAGGAAGAAAAGCAATAATAGTATTTGATGCGTATAATATTAAAAATAGCAAAGAGACTGTTGAAAATAGAAAATATATACAAGTTGTTTATACAAAGGAACATCAAACAGCAGATAGTTATATAGAAAAATTTATAACTTCATTATCAAAATATGATGATGTTAAAGTTGCTACAAATGACTATGCAGAACAGCAAATAGTATTAGGTAAAGGGGCAGCTAGAATATCATCTAGAGAACTTAAGTTAGATTTAGAACATGCAAAAAAAAGTATGAAAGAAAAAAATAGCAGTAACCAAAAAAAGATACAACGTAACTGGTTAGAAGATAGATTAGACAAAGAAACATTGTCGAAACTTGAGAACATTCGTAGAATGCATTGA
- the sigH gene encoding RNA polymerase sporulation sigma factor SigH, which produces MLVAKEKEYGLIDNCQQDEYNIVLKASNGDKIALEYIIKKYKNFVKAKAKSYFLIGADKEDIIQEGMIGLYKAIRDFDGSKTNSFKCFAEICITRQIITAIKTATRQKHIPLNSYVSLNKPIYDEESDRTLLDIIATSMVTDPEELIISKEELKHIESKINELLSDLEQEVLGLYLSGKSYQYIADRLERDVKSIDNALQRVKRKLEKHLENRND; this is translated from the coding sequence ATGTTAGTAGCTAAAGAAAAAGAATATGGGTTGATAGATAATTGTCAACAAGATGAGTACAATATAGTATTAAAAGCAAGTAATGGGGATAAAATAGCTTTAGAATATATTATTAAAAAATACAAAAACTTTGTTAAAGCTAAGGCAAAGTCATATTTTTTAATAGGAGCTGATAAGGAAGATATAATTCAAGAAGGAATGATAGGTCTTTATAAGGCAATAAGAGATTTTGATGGGAGTAAGACTAACTCATTTAAATGTTTTGCTGAGATATGTATAACTAGACAAATAATAACCGCAATTAAAACTGCAACTAGACAAAAACATATACCTTTAAATTCTTATGTGTCTTTAAATAAACCTATATACGATGAAGAATCTGATAGAACGCTCTTAGACATAATAGCAACAAGTATGGTGACAGATCCAGAAGAGCTTATAATTAGCAAGGAAGAGCTTAAACATATTGAATCTAAGATAAATGAACTATTAAGTGACTTAGAACAAGAGGTGTTAGGACTATACTTAAGTGGCAAGTCATATCAGTACATAGCGGACAGGCTTGAAAGAGATGTAAAATCAATAGATAATGCTCTTCAGAGGGTTAAGAGAAAATTAGAAAAACATCTTGAAAATAGGAATGATTAA